Genomic segment of Tomitella fengzijianii:
CGGACCGGAACTGCGGACCGCCATCCGCGCCCATCTGTCCACCGCCGTCGACGACCTGCAGCAGCTCATGCGCGAGCGTGGCGGCGGTCCGCACGGCCCCGCTGAATCCGGCCCAGCCGTACCGTCCAGGAGTAAGCACACACCATGAGCACCGCCAAGCCCGCCGTCGTCGTCATCCTCGAATCCGACGCCGCCCCCCGCCGATTCCCACGCGTGGAGGAGTCCGCCGACGTCCGCTACACCACCGCGGAGAACTTGAGCCGCGACCTGCCGGGCGCCGACGTGCTGCTGATGTGGGACTTCTTCTCCGGCGCTTTGCAAGACGCCTGGCCGCACGCGGACGCCCTGCGCTGGGTGCACATCGCCGCCGCCGGGGTGGACACGCTGCTGTTCGACGACCTGGTCGCCTCCGACGTGACGGTCACCAACTCGCGCGGCGTCTTCGACCGGCCGATCGCCGAGTTCGTCCTGGGGTCGATCCTGGCCTTCGCCAAGGACCTGCCCCGATCGCTGCGCCTCCAGTCGCAGTCCCGGTGGCAGCACCGCGAGACCGAGCGCATCGAGGGGGCGCACGCGATGGTCGTCGGTACCGGGGCCATCGGCCGCGAGATCGCCCGGCTGCTGCGGGCAGTCGGCATGCGGGTGACGGGGGTGGGGCGGACCGCCCGCGACGGTGACGACGACTTCGGCACCGTCCACGCCAGCGGCGACCTCGCCTCGGTGGTCGGCGACGTCGACCACCTGGTGCTCGCA
This window contains:
- a CDS encoding D-2-hydroxyacid dehydrogenase, producing MSTAKPAVVVILESDAAPRRFPRVEESADVRYTTAENLSRDLPGADVLLMWDFFSGALQDAWPHADALRWVHIAAAGVDTLLFDDLVASDVTVTNSRGVFDRPIAEFVLGSILAFAKDLPRSLRLQSQSRWQHRETERIEGAHAMVVGTGAIGREIARLLRAVGMRVTGVGRTARDGDDDFGTVHASGDLASVVGDVDHLVLAAPLTEQTRRLVDAAVLRALPPRARLINIARGELVVTDDLVAALRKGMQGDGMQDGGEQDGGEQDGNAQGIAGAALDVFETEPLPADHPLWSIDTAILTAHMSGDAAGWRDRLAEIFVDNFERYIRAADPGALHNIVDKHRGYVHG